One window of the Nocardia huaxiensis genome contains the following:
- the glpK gene encoding glycerol kinase GlpK, translated as MTQRYVLAIDQGTTSTRCILFDQRARLAGVAQREHKQHYPRPGWVEQDALEIWRNVERIVPAALRDSGITVDQVAAVGIANQRETTVVWDRRTGTPIGRAIVWQDVRTEDLVRSFTETPGAERIRDLCGLPLATYFAAPRLRWLLDNVPGLRERAERGDVLFGTMETWLIWNLTGGADHGVHVTDVTNAGRTLLMNLATLEWDDELLRFFGIPRAMLPRIEPSTGDFGTARRVTPGVRIAAALGDQHAALFGQTCFAPGETECTYGTGGFMLMNTGTELIRSKHGLLTTIGYQVGPDPVYALEGPIAVTGSLVQWLRDNIGLITSAPEIETLAATVEDNGGCYLVPAFSGLYAPHWRSDARGLLIGLTSYITKGHIARAVLEATAWQTRDVVEAMNADSGLHASALRVAGGMTSDNLLMQTIADVLDIPVMRPIVAETVSLGAAYAAGLAVGYWPDLEGLRHNWRLAAQWIPRMDAAVREDEYDNWKRAVELTFGWVKPRRRQR; from the coding sequence ATGACGCAACGCTATGTGCTCGCCATCGACCAGGGCACCACCTCCACCCGGTGCATCCTGTTCGACCAGCGCGCTCGGTTGGCCGGGGTGGCGCAGCGCGAGCATAAACAGCACTACCCGCGCCCCGGCTGGGTGGAGCAGGACGCGCTGGAGATCTGGCGCAATGTCGAGCGCATCGTCCCTGCGGCACTGCGGGATTCGGGCATCACCGTGGATCAGGTGGCGGCGGTGGGGATCGCCAATCAGCGGGAGACCACCGTGGTGTGGGACCGCCGCACCGGCACCCCTATCGGCCGCGCCATCGTCTGGCAGGATGTGCGCACCGAAGACTTGGTGCGCTCATTCACCGAAACCCCTGGTGCGGAACGCATCCGGGACCTGTGCGGCCTACCGCTCGCGACATACTTCGCCGCCCCGCGCCTGCGCTGGCTGCTCGACAATGTCCCCGGTCTGCGCGAGCGCGCCGAACGCGGCGACGTCCTGTTCGGCACCATGGAAACCTGGCTCATCTGGAATCTCACCGGCGGCGCCGACCACGGCGTCCACGTCACCGACGTCACGAACGCCGGCCGCACCCTCCTCATGAACCTCGCCACCCTCGAATGGGACGACGAACTCCTGCGCTTCTTCGGCATCCCCCGCGCCATGCTCCCCCGAATCGAGCCCTCCACAGGCGATTTCGGCACCGCCCGCCGCGTCACCCCGGGCGTCCGCATCGCCGCCGCCCTCGGCGACCAGCACGCCGCCCTCTTCGGCCAAACCTGCTTCGCCCCGGGTGAAACCGAATGCACCTATGGCACAGGCGGTTTCATGCTCATGAACACCGGAACCGAACTCATCCGCTCCAAACACGGCCTGCTCACCACCATCGGCTACCAGGTGGGCCCCGACCCGGTCTACGCCCTCGAAGGCCCCATCGCCGTCACCGGTTCCCTGGTCCAGTGGCTGCGCGACAACATCGGGCTGATCACCAGCGCTCCCGAGATCGAAACCCTCGCCGCCACAGTCGAAGACAACGGCGGCTGCTACCTGGTCCCCGCCTTCTCCGGCCTCTACGCCCCGCACTGGCGCAGCGATGCCCGCGGCCTGCTCATCGGCCTCACCTCCTACATCACCAAGGGGCACATAGCCCGCGCCGTCCTCGAGGCCACCGCCTGGCAGACCCGCGACGTGGTCGAGGCCATGAACGCCGACTCCGGCCTGCACGCCTCAGCGCTCCGCGTAGCCGGCGGCATGACCTCCGACAATCTGTTGATGCAGACGATCGCCGACGTCCTCGACATCCCCGTCATGCGCCCGATCGTCGCCGAAACCGTTTCCCTCGGCGCCGCCTACGCGGCGGGGCTGGCCGTCGGCTACTGGCCCGACCTGGAGGGCCTGCGTCACAACTGGCGTCTCGCCGCCCAATGGATCCCGCGCATGGACGCCGCGGTTCGCGAAGACGAGTACGACAACTGGAAGCGCGCCGTCGAACTGACCTTTGGATGGGTGAAACCTCGGCGGCGACAG
- a CDS encoding IclR family transcriptional regulator, giving the protein MPGPIQSIERAAAMLRLLARGSGRMAVGEIAAALGLAKPTAHGILRTLQGVGFVDQDPVSGKYMLGPAMGELGGGYMDANELRSRAINRADALAARSGESVRIATLRHGDVTVVHHVFRPDNTEQALEVGEILPPHATALGKVLLAYDSELAASTREDELPALTHRTITDRAALNRALTEVRRTGWAGDTGEFRPDEAGIAAPVRGRGGLVVGAIGITGPIDRLCDGQLRPRASLVGQVRDAAHAVSRDLGGAQ; this is encoded by the coding sequence ATGCCGGGTCCGATTCAGTCGATCGAGCGTGCGGCCGCCATGCTGCGATTGCTGGCGCGCGGATCGGGTCGCATGGCGGTGGGGGAGATCGCCGCCGCGCTCGGCCTCGCCAAGCCGACGGCACACGGGATCCTGCGGACACTGCAGGGCGTCGGGTTCGTCGACCAGGACCCGGTCAGCGGCAAGTACATGCTCGGCCCGGCCATGGGAGAGCTCGGTGGCGGCTATATGGACGCGAACGAGCTGCGCTCGCGGGCCATCAACCGGGCCGACGCGCTGGCGGCCCGCAGCGGAGAATCCGTCCGCATCGCCACCCTGCGCCACGGCGACGTGACCGTCGTGCATCATGTCTTCCGCCCCGACAACACCGAACAGGCCCTGGAAGTGGGGGAGATCCTGCCCCCGCACGCCACCGCATTAGGAAAAGTGTTGCTGGCCTACGACTCCGAACTCGCGGCATCGACGCGCGAAGATGAACTCCCCGCGTTGACCCACCGCACGATCACTGACAGAGCGGCGCTGAATCGTGCCCTGACAGAGGTGCGCCGCACCGGATGGGCCGGGGACACCGGCGAATTCCGCCCCGACGAAGCGGGTATCGCAGCCCCTGTTCGCGGCCGTGGCGGCCTGGTGGTCGGAGCCATCGGCATCACCGGCCCCATCGACCGCCTCTGCGACGGCCAATTGCGCCCGCGCGCTTCCCTGGTCGGTCAGGTGCGTGACGCCGCACACGCGGTGTCGAGGGATCTCGGTGGGGCACAATGA
- the glpK gene encoding glycerol kinase GlpK, giving the protein MTQYVGAIDQGTTSTRFMVFDHGGNVVARHQLEHEQIMPQAGWVEHNPDEIWERTRTVIKSALAGANLTAADLAAVGVTNQRETTIVWDRRTGRPYYNAIVWQDTRTDRIIAEVEKAGHTELIRERAGLPPAPYFSGGKLKWILENVPGVREAAERGDALFGTPDSWIIWNLTGGARGGEHVTDVTNASRTMLMNLETLDWDEELLAIFGVPRAMLPRISPSSNPEGFGTTNPDGPLRGAVKVAGVLGDQQAATVGQVCFRPGEAKNTYGTGNFLMLNTGTEIVHSKHGLLTTVAYQFGDEKPVYALEGSIAVTGSAVQWLRDQLGIISGASQVENLARTVSDTGGVYFVPAFSGLFAPYWRADARGVIVGLSRYSNNAHLARATLESICYQTRDVVEAMQQDSGVKLDTLRVDGGVTANELAMQIQADFLGVPVSRPVVAETTALGAAYAAGLAVGFWKNTDELVANWHEDKNWQPTWTEEQRQKGYSRWLRAVSRTLDWVDLDD; this is encoded by the coding sequence ATGACGCAGTACGTCGGAGCCATCGACCAAGGCACGACCTCCACGCGATTCATGGTGTTCGACCACGGGGGCAACGTGGTTGCCCGGCATCAACTCGAACACGAACAGATCATGCCGCAGGCCGGCTGGGTGGAACACAATCCCGACGAGATCTGGGAACGCACGCGCACCGTCATCAAGTCGGCCCTCGCCGGGGCGAATCTCACGGCCGCCGATCTGGCCGCCGTCGGCGTCACCAATCAGCGCGAGACCACCATCGTGTGGGACCGCCGCACCGGACGCCCCTACTACAACGCTATCGTCTGGCAGGACACCCGCACCGACCGCATCATCGCCGAGGTCGAGAAGGCCGGGCACACCGAGCTGATCCGCGAGCGTGCCGGATTGCCGCCCGCCCCTTACTTTTCCGGCGGCAAGCTGAAGTGGATTCTCGAAAACGTCCCGGGTGTGCGGGAAGCCGCCGAACGCGGCGACGCCCTCTTCGGCACCCCGGACAGCTGGATCATCTGGAATCTCACCGGCGGCGCGCGCGGCGGCGAACATGTCACCGACGTCACCAATGCCTCGCGCACCATGCTCATGAACCTCGAAACCCTGGACTGGGACGAGGAATTGCTCGCCATCTTCGGTGTGCCGCGCGCCATGCTGCCGCGCATCTCCCCCTCCTCGAACCCGGAAGGCTTCGGCACCACCAATCCCGACGGCCCGCTCCGGGGCGCGGTGAAGGTCGCCGGTGTGCTCGGCGATCAGCAGGCCGCCACCGTCGGGCAGGTGTGCTTCCGCCCGGGTGAGGCCAAGAACACCTACGGCACAGGGAATTTCCTGATGCTGAATACCGGTACCGAGATTGTGCACTCCAAGCACGGCCTGCTCACCACCGTCGCCTACCAGTTCGGCGACGAGAAGCCGGTGTACGCGCTGGAAGGCTCCATCGCCGTCACCGGATCGGCGGTGCAGTGGTTGCGGGATCAGCTCGGAATCATCTCGGGTGCATCGCAGGTGGAGAACCTGGCCCGCACCGTCAGCGATACGGGTGGTGTGTACTTCGTTCCCGCCTTCTCCGGACTGTTCGCCCCGTACTGGCGCGCGGACGCCCGCGGCGTCATCGTGGGCCTGTCCCGCTACAGCAACAATGCCCACTTGGCCAGGGCCACACTGGAATCCATCTGCTACCAGACCCGTGACGTGGTCGAGGCCATGCAGCAGGACTCCGGAGTCAAGCTCGACACGCTGCGCGTGGACGGCGGCGTCACCGCCAACGAACTGGCCATGCAGATCCAGGCCGACTTCCTCGGCGTGCCGGTCTCGCGGCCGGTGGTCGCCGAAACCACCGCTCTCGGAGCCGCTTACGCGGCCGGGCTGGCGGTCGGCTTCTGGAAGAACACCGACGAACTCGTCGCCAACTGGCACGAAGACAAGAATTGGCAGCCCACGTGGACCGAGGAGCAGCGGCAGAAGGGCTACAGCCGCTGGCTGCGCGCCGTCTCGCGCACCCTCGACTGGGTTGACCTCGACGACTGA
- the glpD gene encoding glycerol-3-phosphate dehydrogenase yields the protein MSAQLDPAYRARAIDALGDTEIDVLVIGGGVTGAGAALDAASRGLSVALVEARDFAAGTSSRSSKLIHGGLRYLEQLDFALVREALKERGLLLNKLAPHLVRPVSFLFPLQHHVWERAYIGAGVALYDTLGGARSVPMHRHLTRSSALGLAPALKDDAMIGAIRYYDAQVDDARHTMMIARTAAQHGATVLTRTKVTGLLRDGEKVVGAKVLDQETGLEHTIRARTVISATGVWTDDMIKMTGVEFPFHVRMSKGVHIMVPRERLNMNTGLIMRTEKSVLFVIPWAEHWIIGTTDTDWGLDKNHPTASAADVQYILDHVNSLLREPLTRADIVGTYAGLRPLMTGANKETSKLSREHAVAEPAPGLFVIAGGKYTTYRVMASDVVDAAAERLGSDVAPSVTENLPILGAVGYADMLGDIAGVAARADLPAAVVEHLLGRYGSLSNEIFDLVAAAPELAQPIAGAEDYIAAEAVYAVTHEGALHLDDLLTRRTRISIEVPDRGLKAAPEIAALIAPHLGWDAERTNAEINKYFDRVHAELAANEAKDDETANAARMVAVS from the coding sequence GTGTCCGCTCAATTGGATCCCGCCTACCGCGCCCGGGCCATCGATGCCCTGGGCGACACCGAGATCGACGTCCTCGTGATCGGTGGTGGCGTGACCGGCGCCGGCGCCGCACTGGACGCCGCCTCGCGTGGACTGTCCGTCGCGCTCGTGGAGGCCCGCGATTTCGCCGCCGGCACCTCGAGCCGGTCCTCCAAACTCATCCACGGTGGCCTGCGCTACCTGGAGCAGCTCGACTTCGCTTTGGTCCGTGAGGCTTTGAAGGAACGCGGCCTGCTGCTGAACAAGCTGGCCCCGCACCTGGTGCGCCCGGTGTCGTTCCTGTTCCCGCTGCAGCACCACGTGTGGGAGCGCGCCTACATCGGCGCCGGGGTGGCCCTGTACGACACCCTCGGCGGCGCGCGCTCGGTGCCCATGCACCGGCACCTGACCCGTTCCAGCGCACTGGGATTGGCGCCCGCGCTCAAGGACGACGCCATGATCGGCGCCATCCGCTACTACGACGCGCAGGTCGACGACGCCCGCCACACCATGATGATCGCCCGCACCGCCGCCCAGCACGGCGCGACCGTGCTCACCCGCACCAAGGTCACCGGCCTGCTGCGGGACGGCGAAAAGGTCGTCGGCGCAAAGGTTCTCGACCAGGAGACCGGGCTCGAGCACACCATCCGCGCCCGCACCGTCATCTCCGCCACCGGCGTGTGGACCGATGACATGATCAAGATGACCGGCGTGGAGTTCCCGTTCCACGTGCGCATGTCGAAGGGCGTGCACATCATGGTCCCGCGCGAGCGGCTGAACATGAACACCGGTCTGATCATGCGCACCGAGAAGTCCGTGCTGTTCGTGATCCCGTGGGCCGAGCACTGGATCATCGGCACCACCGACACCGACTGGGGTCTGGACAAGAACCATCCCACCGCCAGCGCGGCCGATGTGCAGTACATCCTCGACCACGTGAATTCGCTGCTGCGCGAACCGCTCACCCGCGCCGACATCGTCGGCACCTACGCCGGTCTGCGGCCGCTCATGACCGGCGCGAACAAGGAGACCTCCAAGCTGTCGCGCGAGCACGCGGTGGCCGAACCGGCTCCCGGACTGTTCGTCATCGCGGGCGGCAAGTACACCACCTACCGGGTCATGGCCTCCGATGTGGTGGACGCGGCCGCCGAGCGGCTGGGCAGCGATGTCGCGCCGTCGGTCACCGAGAACCTGCCGATCCTCGGTGCGGTCGGCTACGCCGACATGCTCGGTGACATCGCGGGTGTCGCGGCGCGGGCGGATCTGCCGGCCGCGGTGGTCGAGCACCTGCTGGGCCGCTACGGCTCGCTGAGCAACGAGATCTTCGACCTCGTGGCGGCGGCTCCGGAACTGGCGCAGCCGATCGCGGGCGCGGAGGACTACATCGCCGCCGAGGCCGTGTACGCCGTCACCCACGAGGGCGCGCTGCACCTGGACGATCTGCTGACCCGGCGCACCCGCATCTCCATCGAGGTGCCGGACCGCGGCCTGAAGGCGGCCCCGGAGATTGCCGCGCTCATCGCCCCGCACCTGGGCTGGGATGCCGAGCGCACCAATGCGGAGATCAACAAGTATTTCGACCGCGTGCACGCCGAACTGGCCGCCAATGAGGCCAAGGACGACGAGACCGCGAACGCCGCCCGTATGGTCGCGGTGAGCTGA
- a CDS encoding MIP/aquaporin family protein, whose product MDFSSIFLSEALGTGILILLGAGVVANVLLTKSKGFDGGWLLITFGWGLGVFGGVYVAYKSGGHLNPAVTIGNLFAGADEYAPGVPVNFTNTLAYLSGQMVGAFVGACLAYAVYKKHFDAEPDEAKKLGIFATGPAIRSYGWNFVTEVIATFVLVLVILAFGHTPSGLGPLAAALLVVGIGASLGGPTGYAINPARDLGPRIAYALLPTQRAANVLPPQRVPADLSAGGGAHRRLAEDPGPDLPANRKDADWRYAWVPVFGPLAGGALAGLAAQAFL is encoded by the coding sequence ATGGATTTCAGCTCGATATTCCTCAGCGAGGCCCTGGGCACAGGCATCCTCATCCTGCTGGGTGCAGGTGTGGTCGCCAATGTGTTGCTCACCAAGTCGAAAGGGTTCGACGGCGGCTGGCTGCTCATCACCTTCGGATGGGGGCTGGGCGTCTTCGGCGGCGTCTACGTCGCCTACAAATCCGGCGGGCATCTCAATCCGGCCGTCACCATCGGCAATCTCTTCGCCGGAGCCGACGAATACGCGCCCGGCGTCCCGGTGAATTTCACCAATACCCTCGCCTACCTCAGCGGGCAGATGGTCGGCGCATTCGTGGGCGCCTGCCTGGCCTACGCGGTCTACAAGAAGCACTTCGACGCCGAGCCGGACGAGGCCAAGAAGCTCGGCATCTTCGCCACCGGCCCGGCCATCCGCTCCTACGGCTGGAACTTCGTCACCGAGGTGATCGCCACCTTCGTGCTGGTGCTGGTGATCCTGGCCTTCGGCCACACCCCCAGCGGACTGGGCCCGCTGGCCGCGGCCCTGCTGGTGGTCGGCATCGGCGCCTCGCTGGGCGGGCCCACCGGCTACGCCATCAACCCGGCGCGCGACCTCGGCCCCCGCATCGCCTACGCCCTGCTGCCGACCCAGCGGGCGGCGAATGTGCTGCCGCCACAGCGCGTCCCGGCCGATCTCAGCGCGGGCGGCGGTGCGCACCGCCGACTGGCCGAGGATCCCGGCCCGGATCTGCCCGCCAACCGCAAGGACGCCGACTGGCGCTACGCCTGGGTGCCGGTCTTCGGCCCGCTGGCCGGTGGCGCGCTCGCCGGGCTCGCGGCGCAGGCGTTCCTGTAG
- a CDS encoding WGR domain-containing protein, with product MSSGDTTYLELSEDSGSAHKFYEVIVAGTQVTIRYGRIGDAGTTKVSSFATADKAKAAAAKKIGEKVRKGYAAAVMGARAPRSITRRAIVSQRSTAKSAPVLWTFDSGAAAFGIFVDENRCWVGNESGDVFTLTPEGTVTGRFRLPNSVKCIVADDFWIYAGCDDGRVYDLSGKVPRAAYDIAANIDIYWLDIHDGILGVSDAQGGLTVIDHEEESLWSVRSKGNSGWMVRIDENGVYHGHSSGVTAYDLVNGNHRWHVGTGGPVLFGWQESDSVYAGTSSSQVRMVAKDGQAERSYQCDAAVFSCATSPDGRYVFAGDNHSSVYCFDSAGQRLWKLATGCGSAYSMQYHDEKLYLVTTSGALACLDVSEAAIRDAEQGVLPQTVSVKAPEISAVIPSATVEVTADAGDGIVVECVQEAGNLRVHVVSPGYQHGWNVQFPREIRQAGARYVVDAVAESARGGFYRVRGDIRRLS from the coding sequence ATGAGCAGCGGGGACACCACCTACCTCGAACTGTCCGAGGACAGCGGTTCGGCACACAAGTTCTACGAGGTCATCGTGGCGGGAACGCAGGTGACCATCCGGTACGGGCGCATCGGCGACGCGGGCACCACCAAGGTGAGCTCCTTCGCCACCGCGGACAAGGCGAAAGCCGCCGCCGCCAAGAAGATCGGCGAGAAGGTGCGCAAGGGGTACGCGGCGGCCGTCATGGGGGCGCGGGCGCCGCGGTCGATCACCCGGCGGGCCATCGTGAGTCAGCGCTCCACCGCCAAATCCGCGCCCGTGCTGTGGACCTTCGATTCGGGGGCGGCCGCGTTCGGCATCTTCGTGGACGAGAATCGGTGCTGGGTGGGCAATGAGAGCGGCGATGTGTTCACGCTGACGCCGGAGGGCACGGTGACCGGCCGGTTCCGGCTGCCGAACTCGGTGAAATGCATTGTGGCCGACGATTTCTGGATCTACGCCGGGTGCGACGACGGGCGCGTGTACGACCTGTCGGGCAAGGTGCCGCGCGCGGCCTACGATATCGCCGCGAATATCGACATCTACTGGCTCGACATCCACGACGGGATTCTCGGCGTCTCCGATGCGCAGGGCGGGCTCACCGTGATCGACCACGAGGAGGAGTCGCTGTGGTCGGTGCGCAGCAAGGGCAACTCCGGCTGGATGGTGCGCATCGACGAAAACGGCGTCTACCACGGGCATTCCAGCGGCGTCACCGCCTATGACCTGGTCAACGGCAATCACCGCTGGCATGTGGGCACCGGCGGGCCGGTCCTGTTCGGCTGGCAGGAAAGCGATTCCGTGTACGCGGGCACCAGCAGCAGCCAGGTGCGCATGGTGGCCAAGGACGGGCAGGCCGAACGCTCCTACCAGTGCGACGCGGCCGTATTCTCCTGTGCCACTTCACCGGACGGGCGCTACGTGTTCGCCGGCGACAATCACTCCTCGGTGTACTGCTTCGACTCCGCCGGGCAGCGACTGTGGAAGCTGGCCACCGGGTGCGGGTCCGCGTACTCCATGCAGTACCACGACGAGAAGCTGTACCTGGTCACCACCAGTGGCGCGCTCGCCTGCCTGGATGTGAGCGAGGCGGCCATCCGGGACGCCGAGCAGGGCGTGCTGCCGCAGACGGTGTCGGTGAAGGCTCCCGAGATCTCGGCGGTAATCCCCAGCGCCACAGTGGAAGTGACCGCGGACGCGGGCGACGGCATCGTGGTGGAATGCGTGCAGGAGGCGGGCAATCTGCGAGTGCACGTGGTCTCCCCCGGCTACCAGCACGGCTGGAATGTGCAGTTCCCCAGGGAGATTCGCCAGGCGGGGGCGCGGTATGTGGTGGACGCGGTGGCCGAGTCGGCGCGCGGCGGGTTCTACCGCGTGCGCGGCGATATCCGCCGCCTGAGCTGA
- a CDS encoding PaaI family thioesterase codes for MERDRDQAPLPLGELFAEGPFPPHHHGCFGCGPSNPASPHIAFERRGDVVRGTFLLDHRHQGAPGVAHGGIVAAALDEASGAVLVPLKLPAVTVKLDVSFTAPARLHREFVVTSRLTARDGRKLFIDTELTDGDTVVATGRAIFVEVAPEHFLQFGANPGELSSVGV; via the coding sequence ATGGAGCGAGATCGTGATCAGGCCCCGCTGCCGCTGGGTGAGCTTTTCGCGGAGGGGCCGTTCCCGCCGCACCACCACGGCTGTTTCGGCTGCGGCCCGTCCAATCCGGCCTCGCCGCATATAGCCTTCGAGCGCCGAGGTGATGTGGTGCGCGGGACATTCCTGCTGGATCACCGGCATCAGGGCGCACCCGGTGTCGCGCACGGCGGTATCGTCGCCGCCGCTCTCGATGAGGCGTCGGGGGCTGTCCTGGTGCCGCTCAAACTGCCTGCGGTGACCGTGAAACTGGACGTCAGCTTCACGGCCCCGGCGCGGCTGCACCGAGAATTCGTGGTCACATCCAGGCTGACCGCCCGGGACGGCCGCAAACTCTTCATCGACACCGAGCTGACCGACGGCGACACCGTGGTCGCCACCGGCCGCGCCATCTTCGTCGAGGTCGCGCCGGAGCATTTCCTGCAATTCGGCGCGAACCCGGGCGAGCTGTCCAGCGTCGGCGTCTAG
- a CDS encoding ATP-dependent Clp protease ATP-binding subunit has translation MTQGWPGSRDPFDSFDDIFQRFFGSGMTAQPPVQRIDLSRLLSESAKQVVASARAAAHDWGNAEITPEHLLYAAADTEPARSIIAEIGRDPKELRKQMQTAAGSGVGATGSGHALQLSPAAKSALRNAQRSAAEAGSSYIGPEHILLGIAALPETTAAQALSGANGAKLPAAPGHREPSDTPTLDEYGRDLTAEARAGKVDPVVGRATEIEQTVEILSRRRKNNPVLIGDPGVGKTAIVEGLAQRIVNGDVPSTLADRRVIALDVSSMVAGSKYRGEFEERLTKVLDEVRAHSDELVIFIDELHTIVGAGGGGEGSMDASNMLKPALARGELHAIGATTIDEYRKYIEKDAALERRFQPVMVSEPSVTDTIEILRGLVDVYEEHHQVRYLDEALIAAAELSDRYLTDRFMPDKAIDLVDQAGARVRLRTRTPDPKVRELDEKLARLNREKDAAVAGEDYEKATKLKAEIAKLEQKTADEVDRTEIPTVEITDIAEVVSRQTGIPVADLTTEERQKLLKLEAALHKRVVGQEEAIVAVAEAVRRARAGLKDPGRPIGSFLFLGPTGVGKTELAKALAEQVFGDEDRLIRFDMSEFQEKHTVSRLVGAPPGYVGYDDAAQLTDKVRRQPYSVILFDEVEKAHPDVFNVLLQLLDDGRVTDSKGRTVDFKNTIVILTSNIGSDLILSAKDGDLDSITPQLEERLRKQFRPEFLNRLDEQIIFHRLDKTQLRNIVDLVLDGTRRRLKAQDIGLDVSDKAMDWLADNGYQPEFGARPLKRSVQKELDNKLSRQLLDGALAPGDTVRIDADDSGLTIEALHHSAVKGTDEKVTESSVMTVGKNGKGKGKSESANGNGKASSKSGKAAAGSKS, from the coding sequence ATGACCCAGGGTTGGCCCGGCTCCCGCGATCCATTCGACTCCTTCGACGACATATTCCAGCGTTTCTTCGGCTCGGGCATGACCGCGCAGCCCCCGGTGCAGCGCATCGACCTGAGTCGTTTGCTGAGCGAAAGCGCGAAACAGGTGGTGGCCTCGGCCCGTGCCGCGGCGCACGACTGGGGCAATGCCGAGATCACCCCCGAACACCTGCTCTACGCCGCGGCCGACACCGAGCCCGCGCGCAGCATCATCGCCGAGATCGGCCGCGATCCGAAAGAACTGCGCAAGCAGATGCAGACCGCCGCGGGCAGCGGGGTCGGTGCGACCGGCAGCGGCCACGCGCTACAGCTCAGCCCCGCGGCCAAGTCCGCCCTGCGCAATGCCCAGCGCAGCGCCGCCGAGGCGGGCAGCAGCTACATCGGGCCGGAACACATTCTGCTGGGCATCGCCGCCCTCCCGGAAACCACTGCCGCACAGGCGCTCTCGGGAGCGAACGGGGCCAAATTGCCCGCCGCGCCCGGCCACAGGGAGCCCAGCGACACCCCGACCCTGGACGAGTACGGCCGCGACCTCACCGCCGAGGCGCGCGCCGGCAAGGTGGACCCGGTGGTGGGCCGCGCCACCGAGATCGAGCAGACCGTCGAGATCCTGTCCCGGCGGCGCAAGAACAATCCCGTGCTCATCGGTGACCCGGGCGTCGGCAAGACCGCCATCGTCGAGGGCCTGGCCCAGCGCATCGTGAACGGCGATGTGCCCAGCACCCTGGCCGACCGCCGCGTCATCGCCCTCGACGTCAGTTCGATGGTCGCGGGCAGCAAGTATCGCGGCGAGTTCGAGGAGCGGCTCACCAAGGTCCTCGATGAAGTGCGCGCGCACTCCGACGAATTGGTGATCTTCATCGACGAACTGCACACCATCGTCGGCGCGGGCGGCGGCGGTGAGGGCTCCATGGATGCGAGCAATATGCTCAAGCCCGCCCTCGCGCGCGGCGAACTGCACGCCATCGGCGCGACCACCATCGACGAATACCGCAAGTACATCGAGAAGGACGCCGCCCTGGAACGCCGCTTCCAGCCGGTCATGGTGTCCGAACCGTCGGTCACCGACACCATCGAGATCCTGCGCGGGCTGGTGGACGTGTACGAGGAACACCATCAGGTCCGCTACCTGGACGAGGCGTTGATCGCCGCCGCCGAACTCTCCGACCGCTACCTCACCGACCGGTTCATGCCGGACAAGGCCATCGACCTGGTGGACCAGGCCGGTGCGCGCGTCCGATTGCGCACGCGCACACCGGATCCCAAGGTGCGTGAGCTCGACGAGAAGCTGGCCCGGCTCAATCGCGAGAAGGACGCCGCGGTCGCCGGCGAGGACTACGAGAAGGCCACCAAGCTCAAGGCCGAGATCGCCAAGCTGGAGCAGAAGACCGCGGACGAGGTGGATCGCACCGAGATCCCCACGGTCGAGATCACCGATATCGCCGAGGTGGTGTCGCGCCAGACCGGCATCCCGGTCGCCGACCTCACCACCGAGGAGCGGCAGAAACTGCTGAAACTCGAAGCGGCGCTGCACAAGCGGGTCGTCGGGCAGGAGGAGGCGATCGTCGCCGTGGCCGAGGCGGTGCGCCGCGCCCGCGCCGGGCTCAAGGACCCCGGGCGGCCCATCGGCTCGTTCCTGTTCCTCGGCCCCACCGGCGTCGGCAAGACCGAACTCGCGAAAGCCTTGGCGGAGCAGGTATTCGGCGATGAGGACCGGCTCATCCGCTTCGACATGAGCGAATTCCAGGAGAAGCACACGGTTTCCAGGCTCGTGGGCGCACCGCCCGGATACGTCGGCTACGACGATGCCGCGCAGCTCACCGACAAGGTTCGCCGCCAACCGTATTCGGTGATCCTGTTCGACGAGGTGGAGAAGGCGCACCCGGACGTGTTCAATGTCCTGCTGCAACTGCTCGACGACGGCCGGGTGACCGACTCCAAGGGGCGCACGGTCGATTTCAAGAACACCATCGTCATCCTCACCAGCAATATCGGCTCCGATCTCATCCTGTCGGCGAAAGACGGTGACCTGGACTCGATTACGCCGCAGCTGGAGGAGCGCCTGCGCAAGCAGTTCCGCCCGGAATTCCTCAACCGGCTCGACGAGCAGATCATCTTCCACCGGCTCGACAAGACGCAGCTGCGCAATATCGTCGACCTGGTGCTGGACGGCACCCGCCGTCGCCTGAAGGCGCAGGACATCGGCCTGGACGTGTCCGACAAGGCCATGGACTGGCTGGCGGACAACGGCTATCAGCCGGAGTTCGGTGCGCGGCCGCTCAAGCGCAGCGTCCAGAAAGAGCTCGACAACAAGCTGTCCCGGCAGCTGCTGGACGGTGCGCTGGCCCCCGGCGACACGGTCCGCATCGACGCCGATGATTCCGGCCTGACCATCGAGGCCCTGCACCACAGCGCGGTCAAGGGCACCGACGAGAAGGTCACCGAGAGCTCGGTCATGACCGTCGGCAAGAACGGCAAGGGGAAGGGCAAATCCGAGTCCGCCAACGGCAATGGCAAGGCTTCGAGCAAGTCCGGCAAGGCTGCGGCGGGCAGCAAGAGCTGA